The following nucleotide sequence is from Neosynechococcus sphagnicola sy1.
CTTCTGGAGGAATCTGAATTCGCGGTGATTGAGCCATGAGATTGATGCTGTAAGGGGATGACTAAGCTTCAACGAGTTCGACCACTTCAATAGCCTCAGACTCGATCGCCGCTTCAACCAAATCAACAGATTGGCTAGCTTCACCAGGCACGATCACCAAATCGTTGTCGCCAATGGTGGGTAATTTTTTGCGATCGAGTTGCATCATTTCCAGACAGGCATTCATGTCAGAAATAGCCTGGTTATAGGTGGCGATCTTCTGTTCAATTTCGGCTTGTTTACGCTGGTTGCTGCGGATTTTCTCCTCCGCTTCTTTGTCCAGGATTTGTGCCAAATAAGCGCGGGCTTGATCATACTGTTGCAGAATCACATCAGCTTGATCAACAGCAGTTTCCAGGAGATGGACATTGAGGGTTTGGTTGATGGTTTGGCGGAAGGTACGCATGACCGTTTCTTTGACCTTTTGTTCAAAGTCCAGCTTCAAGAGTTGGCGGATAGCAGGTTCTGCTTCCATCATGTTTTTGTAGTCATAACCCCGGCAGGCTTGTTGCATTGTTTGGCGCAGCTGCCATATCGAGGGAGTCGCCTCAGTGTAAAACTCAGGGCGTTCTCGCACGTAGCGATCGCACTCGGTTCGGGCTTCATTGACGAGGGCATCGGAGACTTGTTTCTGGAGGTGAGTCAGGCTGGTTTCAATGCCACCATCGTTTCCCAGCAGACGATAGAGGTTGCGATAGTAGTCTTGCTGCCGAACGCAATGCACCAAACTCTGGAAAAAGCTGAGGACAACTTCTTGAGACGCATCCACTAAGACTTCCTCCAGTCCATCCGCTAGGTAATAAAAGGCTTCTGCCAGAATCCCCAGCAAGGGCACCACTGAGTGACGCCTATGGCTGGCTTGGGCGCGTTTATGGACTTCACCGACCGAGAAAGCCAGCAGCAATTCGTCTAAGCGTTTAATCATCCGGGCTTGCAGCTTTAGGAAGCTAGTTTCCAGAGCACTGTTGCTGTCGCTGGCAACGGCATTGTTGACGGTTTGTTCAATATCTTGGCGGAAGAGATCCCCCACCTGCTTGAGCTCTTTGCTCAACTGGCGTAGCTCTTGCTCCTTGATGGCGGTGATATCCTGTGGCTGGCTGCTCAAGTGCTGCCAGGTTTCTGTGTAGGATTTCTTCAGGCTAATACACAAGGGCTGAAGATCATCAGCCAGGTTTGCTAACAGCAGCGGTCGCTTTTCCTCCATCAGATAGCGGGTGATGGCAGTGCGGAACTCTTCTATGCCACTGTCCTTAATCAATTGCTCGATCAGTGGCAGCCCTTCTTCACCGAGAATCCGCGCATAGTTTTCGTTCGGTGACTCGTAGCTTTTGACATCGATCCGGAAGCGATCGGCGGGCAATTTACCGGAGTTGGCACAGTAGCGGTTAAATTCGCTGACAAATTGCGGCGTTTCTTCTCGTCCTTCGCCACTTTTAAGGTTCGGCGCAAACAGTGTGTCCAAGCCAAACCGATTCGTGCGATCGGTAGCTTTAATTTGACTGCCAAAAAAACCCAGCAACCCGCTGGTTTTATACACGCGACTAGAATCGCGAAATTGCTCCTGGATCAAGCGTTCTAGGCGTTGGCGCAATTGGGTGTTGTACCAAGTTTCATCGACGCGGTTAAAGACATAGAAGACGCGATCGCGAATGCCAGGATTCGATCGGGATTTCTCCAGTAGCTCTGTTTCTTCAGTCGTCATATCTCCGGCTGAGGCAGGCTTGAGAACGCAAACCACAGCAGAGGTATCGGGATGTTCGATTTTGGCGTAAGTGAGTTCCGCATCTTTTTTGACAGGTGCATCAATTCCCGGCGTGTCAATGAGGATGTTGCCATCGCTGAGCAAATCATGATGGCAGTAGTATTCCACCCGCTTTAGCACAGCGCTATTCGCACCCCGCCGAGCATAGCTGGCGGCTTCCTGAAGGTTGCGGAAATGAAACCGCTCCATAGAAAAGGTGTTGTTGTTAACTGTGTGGATATGTTCTCGGTTAGCTACAAAGCCCGTCAGTAGGAGGCTCAAGGCGCTGGCCTGTTTGGCCCGATCGGACTTGCTCTCACCCCCTTCCTGTTCAATAATCTTTTGGCACGCCTGACCCAACATATCAATAATTTCTGGATGGTTGATATTGTCTCGGGCAGGCAGTTCCAGACGCTGACAAAGTAGGAGCACCTGCTCCCGGATTTCAGCTTCACTGAGAAAGGTGAGAACGACTCGCTCTTGATCCACCTCTGCATAGGCGATCTGACACTCCGTTCCCGTGGCGTGTCCTTCAGCGCTGTAGAGCAACTCTCGCTCTAGCAGAGCGTTGATCAGCATTGACTTTCCAGCGCTGAAGGCTCCAGCAAAGACAATTTCAAATGTGGGGGAGATCGCCTTCCGTAAGGAATTCCCAATCGCGGTTGTGTCTTGCGATCGCAGTAACGGCTCCTGCTGTTGAAGTTGCAAGAGGTTATTCACCTGCTCTTGTAAGTTTTGACACTGCGGGAAGACGTGTGACATAGAACGGCTCATCCTCAATAGCAATAGCTGGAGAGTACAACAGGCAGTGGGGAGCCTCCATTTTAGGCTTCCCATTTGAGAATTAACATGCTCACCAGATTCATTTTCGTGAACATCTCTAGGGGAATCGCTGCCAGTATTTAGAAGCGTCCAGATTTTTGTCATTCCCCCTTTTCTCAACAGTTCTACTTTTAGGTCAGTCAATCCAAGGATGTCTGACACAACTCATAATAAAACGTTACAATAATCGCATGCAACGCCTAAAATGTCTTTTAAGATACTATTTGGATTGATGCCATTACACCCTGCGGTGTGCTTTTCAAGGGTGCGATCGCAATTTATGCTACCTGGCAACTGCTAACCTAAGGTGAAGTGCGCTGACAAGATTTAGGATTGCTGCGGTGTCATGAACAATTCTGCTGAATCGAAACCGGTCAGTCCCTGGAGCTATAAACCTTGGTGGTGTCAGCCTTGGTCTATTGTGCTCACCGGGGTGACCCTGATTGGTGGTAGTTGGTTACTATTACACATCGGGTGGCTGACTGCCTTAATAGCCGTTCCTGTCTTAACTTGGATGGGATTCTTTGTCTTAGTTTGGCCACGCTTAATGGCGCAAATTGATATAGATGCATGAGGGCTGATGATGAAACCGCAACACCCCCACGCTATGCTGCCCCAATTAACCCACGACGAGCGGGCACGTCAAACCTTTATCAGCTCTCTTCAGGCCTATATTGGACAGCATCTATCACCGGGACTGCATCAGGTTTATGAGGAGCGGGTTAAACCTGAATTTGAGCAACAGCACCAGCGTCCCCCGCAGCAGCGGCACGAGATTCGCCGCGCCATGCAGGAAGAATCCACCTATCAATGGTGGAGTGCCCTGCGACGCACTACTCAGGAGCTGATGTGGGACGCTCTCCTCACCAGTGCTGACTTCCAACTGGATGACTTAGCAGCCCGATACCACCAGGTTGTAGCAGCAGCTCCCGCACCTGCAATGGGATCATTAACAATTCCCCCCGACTTTACGGTTCCCGCTTATCAAAAAGCCGTTGACATTCACTGTATGCCAGGGAGTTACCATAGCGAAGCCAGCACTGATGACGTTACCGCAGGGGCACTCTACGACCGGGGAGTTTATCTTTATACCCAAGGGCGATTGGGGACACTGAATGATGCCCTGGGTCAGGTACTGATCCACAACTATCTGCAACCCAGGCATCCAGCGCTCAACCCCAGTCGGATTTTGGAGCTGGGCTGTTCAGTGGGACATAGCCTCTTACCCTATGTCGATACTTATCCCGCAGCAGAAATTCACGGCATTGATGTCGCCGCCCCGATGTTACGCTACGGACACGCTCGGGCAGTTGCCCTGGGTAAGCCTGTCCATTTTTCCCAACAGCAGGCCGAACAGACCACCTTTGCAGAGCAATCCTTTGACCTGATTGTCTCCCATATTTTTCTTCACGAAATTCCCAGCTTCGCAGTGCACCGTTGTTTTAAAGAGTGCTATCGGCTACTCACCCCCGGTGGGCTGATGGTTCACTTGGAAGCCCCCTTTTACCAAGATATAGATCTCTTTCGAGCTTTTCTCTTGGACTGGGAAACCGCCAATAATAACGAGCCTTTCTGGAGTGAGGTTCGGGATCTTGATCTGTCGGCGATCGCCACAACCGCTGGCTTCACCCCTGAGTCTCAGGAGCGCACGGTTGTTTCTGCCCAGATTCCCGCCCAGGGATTACCCATGCCGCAATTGCAAGGACAAGGCATGGGTGGTCGCGGGACTTGGCATATTTTCGCTGCCCGCAAGTGAGGAGTGGGGAGCATTTTATGCCATCGCCTAAGGCCAAGGGAAAACGTCCCATCTATTTGAATACGGAACAGACGGATCAATTACTGTCGGTGATCCTGGCTCTGATGGGAGAAGTGTCCGTGGTGCGAGAGCGCTTGGATACATTGGAGCGTTTGCTGGAAGCAAAGGGGGTGCTCTCTCGATCTGAGCTAGAAAACTATGTTCCAGATGGGTTGGCAGAGCAGGAGCGTGCCCTCTGGCGCACTGAGTATTTGGCACGAATGTTGCGGGTTTTGCGGAATGACTAATCCTGGAAATAATGGGGAGATTTTAAGAGATTTCAAGTGATTTTATCGGTGGCAATGATGTGGACATCGATATGTTTCAGTAATTTTAGAAGTTGTTGTGTTAGCGATCCGCGTAATAATATTTTCCAACGCGATCGCTGACTTTCACCGATCACAATTTGAGTCACATGGTACTGTTGAGCAATTTCTGCGATCGCTCTCGCTTTATTCTGGTCTGAAACTCGTATGAACTGACCATTAAACTCCTTCAGTAATCGTTCACACGTTTCAACGTGAAGACTTTCTTCCTTGGTTAAGAAGCGATCGGGGTCGTCTACAAATAAGCCGTGGAGAGGAGCACGCATGTATCCGGCAATACGAGCACCCCGTCGAATGAGTTGAAGTGAGTTAGGATAAGTCGATACACACACTAATACACGCTCGTGAATATTACAGTAGGGGGCAGAAGAATTTGAATGATTAGATAGTGCTTCTAACGCACCTTCTTCTACGTTATCTGCCACCTCACGGAGTGCTAATTCCCGCAGTGCAATGAGATTCCGACGTTGAAAGAAGTTTTGCAGGGACTGATCTACTTTTTCTGGGGCGTAAATTTTGCCGTCCCTTAAACGTTCCTCTAATGTTTCTGGAGTAACGTCTACCACGACTACTTGATCGGCTTCCTCTAACAGGCGATCGGGAATTCGCTCTCGTACCATGACACCTGTAATTCTTGCTACCAAGTCATTCAAGCTCTCTAAGTGCTGAATATTCACGGTGGAATAGACATCGATCCCGGCTTCTAAAACTTTTTCTACATCCTGATATCGCTTTTCCCGTTCGGAGCCAGGGACATTGGTATGTGCTAATTCATCGATTAAGGCAAGCTGCGGTTGACGGGCAATGACGGCATCGGTGTCCATTTCTGTCAATGTCACCCCTGCACAAGTGATATCTTTGCGAGGGACGATCTCTAATCCAACTGCTTTTTGGGCTGTTTCTTGACGATTGTGGGTTTCTAGCAGTCCAATCACCACATCGGTTCCTTCCTCCTTAAGTCGATGCCCTTCCTCCAGCATCTTGTAAGTTTTGCCCACACCTGGAGACATGCCAATGAATATTTTATGCTTCCCACGCCGGACAGACCGAATATAAGAGGTATTGGGTGATGGGTTCGCTGGTGGAGGGAACATAGGAGTTTCAGGAAATGCCCATAAACTGCCAAAACAAAGATTCAGATCAAATGGCTTTTTGCTTGC
It contains:
- a CDS encoding dynamin family protein gives rise to the protein MSHVFPQCQNLQEQVNNLLQLQQQEPLLRSQDTTAIGNSLRKAISPTFEIVFAGAFSAGKSMLINALLERELLYSAEGHATGTECQIAYAEVDQERVVLTFLSEAEIREQVLLLCQRLELPARDNINHPEIIDMLGQACQKIIEQEGGESKSDRAKQASALSLLLTGFVANREHIHTVNNNTFSMERFHFRNLQEAASYARRGANSAVLKRVEYYCHHDLLSDGNILIDTPGIDAPVKKDAELTYAKIEHPDTSAVVCVLKPASAGDMTTEETELLEKSRSNPGIRDRVFYVFNRVDETWYNTQLRQRLERLIQEQFRDSSRVYKTSGLLGFFGSQIKATDRTNRFGLDTLFAPNLKSGEGREETPQFVSEFNRYCANSGKLPADRFRIDVKSYESPNENYARILGEEGLPLIEQLIKDSGIEEFRTAITRYLMEEKRPLLLANLADDLQPLCISLKKSYTETWQHLSSQPQDITAIKEQELRQLSKELKQVGDLFRQDIEQTVNNAVASDSNSALETSFLKLQARMIKRLDELLLAFSVGEVHKRAQASHRRHSVVPLLGILAEAFYYLADGLEEVLVDASQEVVLSFFQSLVHCVRQQDYYRNLYRLLGNDGGIETSLTHLQKQVSDALVNEARTECDRYVRERPEFYTEATPSIWQLRQTMQQACRGYDYKNMMEAEPAIRQLLKLDFEQKVKETVMRTFRQTINQTLNVHLLETAVDQADVILQQYDQARAYLAQILDKEAEEKIRSNQRKQAEIEQKIATYNQAISDMNACLEMMQLDRKKLPTIGDNDLVIVPGEASQSVDLVEAAIESEAIEVVELVEA
- a CDS encoding DUF6737 family protein, yielding MNNSAESKPVSPWSYKPWWCQPWSIVLTGVTLIGGSWLLLHIGWLTALIAVPVLTWMGFFVLVWPRLMAQIDIDA
- a CDS encoding class I SAM-dependent methyltransferase encodes the protein MMKPQHPHAMLPQLTHDERARQTFISSLQAYIGQHLSPGLHQVYEERVKPEFEQQHQRPPQQRHEIRRAMQEESTYQWWSALRRTTQELMWDALLTSADFQLDDLAARYHQVVAAAPAPAMGSLTIPPDFTVPAYQKAVDIHCMPGSYHSEASTDDVTAGALYDRGVYLYTQGRLGTLNDALGQVLIHNYLQPRHPALNPSRILELGCSVGHSLLPYVDTYPAAEIHGIDVAAPMLRYGHARAVALGKPVHFSQQQAEQTTFAEQSFDLIVSHIFLHEIPSFAVHRCFKECYRLLTPGGLMVHLEAPFYQDIDLFRAFLLDWETANNNEPFWSEVRDLDLSAIATTAGFTPESQERTVVSAQIPAQGLPMPQLQGQGMGGRGTWHIFAARK
- a CDS encoding sensor protein KdpD; its protein translation is MFPPPANPSPNTSYIRSVRRGKHKIFIGMSPGVGKTYKMLEEGHRLKEEGTDVVIGLLETHNRQETAQKAVGLEIVPRKDITCAGVTLTEMDTDAVIARQPQLALIDELAHTNVPGSEREKRYQDVEKVLEAGIDVYSTVNIQHLESLNDLVARITGVMVRERIPDRLLEEADQVVVVDVTPETLEERLRDGKIYAPEKVDQSLQNFFQRRNLIALRELALREVADNVEEGALEALSNHSNSSAPYCNIHERVLVCVSTYPNSLQLIRRGARIAGYMRAPLHGLFVDDPDRFLTKEESLHVETCERLLKEFNGQFIRVSDQNKARAIAEIAQQYHVTQIVIGESQRSRWKILLRGSLTQQLLKLLKHIDVHIIATDKIT